One genomic region from Podarcis raffonei isolate rPodRaf1 chromosome 16, rPodRaf1.pri, whole genome shotgun sequence encodes:
- the RAN gene encoding GTP-binding nuclear protein Ran: MAAPQGEPQVQFKLVLVGDGGTGKTTFVKRHLTGEFEKKYVATLGVEVHPLVFHTNRGPIKFNVWDTAGQEKFGGLRDGYYIQAQCAIIMFDVTSRVTYKNVPNWHRDLVRVCENIPIVLCGNKVDIKDRKVKAKSIVFHRKKNLQYYDISAKSNYNFEKPFLWLARKLIGDPNLEFVAMPALAPPEVVMDPALAAQYEQDLQIAQTTALPDEDDDL, translated from the exons ATGGCCGCCCCGCAGGGAGAACCGCAAGTGCAGTTTAAG CTTGTTTTGGTTGGTGACGGTGGTACTGGTAAAACAACATTTGTAAAACGTCACTTGACTGGTGAATTTGAGAAGAAGTATGTAG CTACTCTGGGTGTTGAAGTTCATCCTCTGGTGTTCCACACTAACAGAGGTCCTATTAAATTTAATGTATGGGACACAGCTGGACAGGAGAAATTTGGAGGTCTGCGAGATGGCTACTACATCCAAG CTCAATGTGCCATCATAATGTTTGATGTAACATCAAGAGTTACATACAAGAACGTACCCAACTGGCATAGAGATCTGGTACGGGTGTGTGAGAATATCCCCATAGTTTTGTGTGGCAACAAAGTGGATATCAAGGACAGGAAAGTCAAAGCAAAGTCGATTGTCTTTCACAGGAAGAAGAACCTGCAG TACTACGATATCTCAGCCAAGAGTAACTATAATTTTGAGAAACCCTTTCTTTGGCTGGCAAGAAAGCTAATTGGAGATCCCAACTTGGAATTCGTTGCCATGCCTGCTCTTGCACCACCAGAGGTCGTTATGGATCCAGCATTGGCAGCACAGTATGAGCAAGATTTACAG ATTGCTCAGACCACTGCACTgccagatgaagatgatgatctGTGA